A DNA window from Desulfobacterales bacterium contains the following coding sequences:
- the ispG gene encoding flavodoxin-dependent (E)-4-hydroxy-3-methylbut-2-enyl-diphosphate synthase: MEMRKKTRRIMVGGVPVGDMAPISVQSMTNTQTQDVAATVAQIKRLESAGCEIVRVAVPDQAAALAIRGIKKEIRIPLIADIHFDYRLAIESAEAGADGLRINPGNIGGTRKVKAVVDCAKARGLPIRIGVNAGSLEKEFLKKYGGVTAEAMVESALGHVALLRDQDFHEIKISIKASDVYRTVAAYRLLSTRTDLPLHVGVTEAGGLFPGIVKSSLGIGMLLAEGIGDTIRVSLTRDPVEEVRVGYEILRALDIRRRGVEIISCPTCGRCSLDLFDIVARAENALMTKTLPVKVAIMGCVVNGPGEAREADIGVTGCDGMGILFKKGNVVKKFPQEKIVDVLLEEIEKLEEKAR; the protein is encoded by the coding sequence ATGGAAATGCGTAAAAAGACACGAAGAATCATGGTGGGGGGTGTTCCGGTCGGGGATATGGCGCCGATTAGCGTGCAGTCCATGACCAATACGCAAACGCAGGATGTTGCGGCCACGGTGGCGCAGATCAAGCGGCTCGAATCGGCGGGTTGCGAAATCGTTCGGGTCGCGGTGCCGGACCAAGCGGCCGCGCTGGCGATTCGGGGGATTAAAAAAGAGATTCGTATTCCGCTGATCGCCGATATTCATTTTGATTACCGGCTGGCCATCGAAAGCGCCGAGGCCGGAGCGGACGGGCTGCGCATCAATCCGGGGAATATCGGCGGCACCCGAAAGGTCAAGGCGGTGGTGGATTGCGCCAAAGCGCGAGGACTCCCCATTCGCATCGGTGTCAATGCCGGGTCGCTGGAAAAAGAGTTCTTGAAGAAATATGGTGGCGTGACGGCCGAGGCCATGGTGGAAAGCGCGCTGGGTCATGTGGCGCTGCTTCGGGACCAGGATTTCCATGAGATTAAAATCTCTATCAAGGCATCGGATGTTTACCGAACCGTAGCGGCGTACCGGCTGCTGTCCACCCGGACCGACCTGCCCCTGCATGTGGGCGTTACCGAAGCCGGCGGGCTTTTTCCCGGAATTGTGAAATCTTCCCTCGGCATCGGCATGCTACTGGCCGAAGGCATCGGCGACACGATTCGTGTCAGTCTCACCCGGGATCCGGTGGAGGAAGTTCGGGTGGGCTATGAGATTCTACGGGCGCTCGATATTCGTCGCCGCGGGGTAGAAATTATATCCTGCCCTACTTGCGGCCGATGCAGCCTGGATTTATTTGATATCGTAGCGCGGGCTGAAAACGCATTGATGACCAAGACCCTCCCGGTAAAAGTGGCCATTATGGGCTGTGTGGTCAACGGACCGGGCGAGGCGCGGGAGGCCGATATCGGTGTGACCGGATGTGATGGCATGGGCATTCTCTTTAAAAAGGGAAACGTGGTTAAAAAGTTTCCTCAGGAGAAGATAGTGGACGTGTTGTTGGAAGAAATTGAAAAGCTTGAGGAGAAGGCACGGTAG
- a CDS encoding TrpB-like pyridoxal phosphate-dependent enzyme, which produces MENRRILLREDEMPTQWYNILADIKMNPPLGPDGKPISPDALAPVFPMNIIEQEVSTARWIDIPEEVLGVLRLWRPSPLVRARNLEKLLGTPARIYYKDESVSPPGSHKPNTAVAQAYYNKQFGIKRITTETGAGQWGSALSFACAQFGLECKVFMVRISFSQKPYRKSMMEVWGGKCVPSPSPETAAGREVLARDPDTPGSLGIAISEAIEAAVADTTGQTRYSLGSVLNHVCLHQTIIGLEAKKQLEKVGEYPDIVIGCAGGGSNFAGLAFPFVLDKINGKEIEIYPVEPAACPTLTRAPFAYDHGDSAGYTPLLPMYSLGHNFVPPPIHAGGLRYHGMAPTVSQVVAEGLATPKSALQLPCYEAGLMFARTQGTIPAPETTHALAQVIIEAKKAKEEGKEKVILFNWSGHGLLDLGAYEKYFSGDVTNFHLGDEEIERAEKVFENYPKPAMLKSR; this is translated from the coding sequence ATGGAGAATAGAAGAATTTTGCTCAGAGAAGACGAGATGCCGACCCAGTGGTATAATATTCTGGCGGATATTAAAATGAATCCACCATTGGGCCCGGATGGTAAACCGATTTCACCGGACGCCCTGGCGCCCGTTTTTCCGATGAATATCATTGAGCAGGAAGTCAGCACGGCACGCTGGATCGATATTCCAGAAGAGGTGCTCGGCGTGCTTCGGCTCTGGCGCCCTTCTCCATTGGTTCGCGCCCGAAATCTGGAAAAACTGCTGGGAACCCCCGCCAGGATTTATTATAAGGACGAGAGTGTCAGCCCGCCGGGAAGCCATAAGCCCAATACCGCTGTCGCGCAGGCTTACTACAACAAGCAGTTCGGAATTAAACGGATCACCACGGAAACTGGCGCCGGTCAGTGGGGCAGCGCGCTTTCCTTTGCCTGTGCGCAGTTCGGCCTGGAGTGCAAGGTGTTCATGGTTCGGATCAGTTTTTCGCAAAAGCCGTACCGCAAATCCATGATGGAAGTTTGGGGGGGCAAATGTGTTCCCAGCCCGAGCCCCGAAACCGCCGCCGGGCGGGAAGTGCTCGCGCGGGATCCGGACACGCCGGGCAGTTTGGGCATTGCCATCAGCGAGGCCATCGAGGCGGCGGTGGCGGATACAACCGGCCAGACCCGCTATTCCCTTGGCAGTGTGCTGAACCATGTGTGCCTCCATCAGACCATCATCGGACTGGAAGCAAAAAAACAATTGGAAAAAGTGGGCGAATACCCCGATATCGTCATCGGTTGCGCCGGCGGCGGCAGCAATTTTGCCGGTCTCGCCTTTCCGTTTGTTCTGGATAAAATCAACGGAAAAGAAATTGAAATCTATCCGGTGGAGCCCGCGGCGTGCCCCACATTGACACGGGCGCCCTTTGCCTATGATCATGGCGATTCAGCGGGCTATACGCCGCTGCTGCCCATGTACAGCCTTGGCCACAACTTCGTGCCGCCGCCGATTCATGCCGGCGGGTTGCGCTATCACGGCATGGCGCCGACCGTCAGCCAGGTCGTCGCGGAAGGTCTCGCGACCCCCAAATCGGCCCTTCAGCTTCCCTGTTATGAGGCCGGGCTCATGTTTGCGCGCACGCAAGGGACGATACCGGCGCCGGAGACGACCCATGCGCTGGCCCAGGTCATTATAGAGGCGAAAAAGGCCAAGGAAGAAGGCAAGGAAAAGGTGATCCTTTTCAATTGGAGCGGTCATGGCCTGCTTGATTTAGGTGCCTATGAGAAATACTTCTCAGGGGATGTGACCAATTTCCATCTGGGGGACGAAGAAATCGAACGGGCGGAAAAGGTTTTCGAAAATTACCCAAAGCCGGCCATGCTGAAAAGCCGGTGA
- the rpmB gene encoding 50S ribosomal protein L28, with protein sequence MSKQCDICGKKPLVGCSVSHAHNVNKRRFNPNLQQVRANINGHAKKITVCTNCIRSGRVTKAA encoded by the coding sequence ATGTCAAAACAATGTGATATTTGTGGGAAAAAGCCTCTGGTCGGTTGCAGCGTAAGCCATGCCCATAACGTCAATAAGCGCCGGTTTAACCCAAACCTTCAGCAAGTTCGCGCCAATATTAACGGACACGCAAAGAAAATCACCGTTTGCACCAACTGCATTCGTTCCGGTCGCGTGACAAAAGCGGCCTAA
- the trxA gene encoding thioredoxin — protein sequence MAEGLLEIDDASFDSEILQSDKPVLVDFWAPWCGPCRAIGPIVEELAGTYGTQIKFAKCNVDDNPVTPGKYGIKAIPTLIFFKGGQVSEQITGMVAKSKLEEVITKLI from the coding sequence ATGGCGGAAGGTTTGCTTGAAATTGATGACGCGAGTTTTGATTCAGAGATTCTTCAATCTGACAAACCTGTATTGGTAGATTTTTGGGCGCCGTGGTGCGGCCCCTGCCGGGCAATTGGCCCTATCGTTGAAGAACTCGCCGGCACTTACGGCACACAGATAAAATTCGCAAAATGCAATGTGGATGACAACCCTGTTACACCGGGCAAATATGGTATCAAAGCCATTCCGACCCTGATCTTTTTCAAAGGCGGACAGGTAAGTGAACAAATCACCGGCATGGTCGCCAAATCAAAGCTGGAAGAGGTTATCACCAAACTGATTTAA
- a CDS encoding bifunctional (p)ppGpp synthetase/guanosine-3',5'-bis(diphosphate) 3'-pyrophosphohydrolase, giving the protein MVRIGEITDRLLENFPETDIALVERAYIFAAKVHEGETRVSGEPYLSHCLEIARILAEMNLDAISVAAGLLHDVLEKTRTTPETLREMFGPEMLRIVSGVTRISGLPLGDSLRARQAENIRKMVLAMADDLRVILVKLADRLHNMRSLPYYDEPIRIRMASETRDIYSPIAARLGIYWIKNELDVTAFKYLHPDVYADIESRINKDLSEREKYIRKVKGLVQHKMRENNLKCEIQGRYKNFYSIYHKMVTQNLPFEEIYDIFALRIILDTIPQCYEVLGHIHAMWKPIPKKFKDYIGFPKPNMYQSLHTTVIGPYGERLEVQIRTWEMDKVAKSGIAAHWRYKEGKPADEKMTSVFGWIQNLVENQANFQDPVEFLENVRIDLFPDEVYVFTPDGEIKTLPKGATPVDFAYMVHSEVGNTCTGAKVDGRMVPLQYELKTGEMVSILTTKGHHPSKDWLNFVKTVKARSRIRQWIKTQDMERSLTLGREILEKAFRKQRLNFNTLVKSEKMAEVVAGFGFKQVEDLIAGVGYGKITPLQVVRKFEPKETLEEEAPTLLNKLNRPVKKKKDRSGVLVKGIDDILIRFGQCCRPVPGDDIVGYITQGHGVSVHRIGCVNAMKMNPDRRIEVSWSGQSRETYPVKIRVRSEDRIGLLADVAAVISKQGADILAADAGSRGMGPVVLDFTVIVENTAQLESVMAAIRRVKQVQRVNRIAG; this is encoded by the coding sequence ATGGTTCGAATTGGAGAGATAACCGATCGGTTGCTTGAGAATTTTCCGGAAACCGATATTGCCCTGGTGGAGCGCGCTTACATCTTTGCGGCCAAGGTTCACGAAGGCGAGACGCGTGTGTCCGGCGAGCCTTACCTGTCGCACTGCCTGGAGATTGCCCGAATTCTGGCGGAGATGAATCTCGATGCGATCAGCGTGGCGGCCGGGTTGCTGCACGATGTGCTGGAAAAAACACGCACCACTCCTGAAACGCTTCGGGAGATGTTTGGTCCGGAAATGTTGCGCATCGTCTCGGGCGTCACCCGGATCAGCGGCCTGCCCCTTGGAGACTCTCTTCGGGCCAGACAGGCTGAAAATATTCGAAAAATGGTTTTGGCCATGGCCGATGATCTTCGCGTGATTCTGGTCAAGCTGGCCGACCGGCTTCACAATATGAGATCCCTGCCGTATTACGACGAACCCATACGAATTCGCATGGCATCTGAAACACGGGATATTTATTCGCCCATTGCCGCCCGGCTCGGCATATACTGGATCAAAAACGAGTTGGATGTCACGGCCTTTAAATACCTTCATCCAGATGTCTACGCGGATATTGAAAGCCGGATCAATAAGGATCTTTCCGAGAGGGAGAAATATATTCGGAAAGTCAAAGGCCTGGTTCAACACAAGATGCGGGAAAACAACCTGAAGTGCGAAATACAGGGCCGATACAAAAATTTCTACAGCATCTACCATAAAATGGTGACTCAGAACCTGCCCTTTGAAGAGATTTACGATATCTTTGCCTTAAGGATTATTCTGGACACAATTCCCCAATGTTACGAGGTATTGGGGCATATTCACGCCATGTGGAAACCGATTCCCAAAAAATTCAAGGATTATATCGGATTTCCCAAACCCAACATGTACCAGTCACTGCACACTACGGTGATCGGTCCTTACGGCGAGCGGCTGGAAGTGCAGATTCGAACCTGGGAGATGGACAAGGTCGCCAAATCGGGGATCGCCGCGCATTGGCGCTATAAAGAGGGAAAACCGGCCGATGAAAAAATGACCAGCGTGTTCGGCTGGATTCAAAATCTGGTGGAAAATCAGGCGAATTTTCAAGACCCCGTCGAGTTTCTCGAAAATGTCCGAATCGATCTTTTCCCGGACGAAGTGTATGTGTTCACGCCGGACGGTGAGATTAAGACATTGCCCAAGGGCGCCACCCCCGTTGATTTTGCGTATATGGTTCACAGCGAGGTGGGAAATACCTGTACCGGTGCGAAAGTCGATGGGCGCATGGTGCCCCTGCAATATGAGCTGAAAACCGGCGAGATGGTGTCCATTTTGACGACCAAGGGCCATCATCCCAGCAAGGACTGGCTGAATTTCGTAAAGACCGTTAAGGCCCGAAGCCGCATCCGCCAATGGATCAAAACCCAGGATATGGAGCGAAGTCTGACACTGGGCAGGGAGATATTGGAAAAAGCCTTTCGAAAACAGCGGCTGAATTTCAATACCCTGGTGAAATCGGAAAAAATGGCGGAAGTGGTTGCCGGGTTCGGGTTCAAGCAAGTCGAGGATCTGATTGCCGGCGTGGGGTATGGCAAAATCACGCCGTTGCAGGTGGTGCGAAAATTTGAACCCAAAGAGACGCTTGAGGAAGAAGCCCCAACCCTTTTAAACAAACTCAACCGCCCGGTCAAAAAGAAAAAGGACAGATCCGGTGTGTTGGTTAAGGGGATCGATGATATTCTGATCCGGTTCGGCCAATGCTGCCGGCCGGTCCCCGGGGATGACATCGTGGGATATATAACGCAAGGCCATGGGGTGAGCGTTCACCGGATCGGTTGTGTGAACGCCATGAAAATGAACCCGGATCGGCGAATAGAAGTTTCCTGGAGCGGGCAGTCCAGGGAAACCTATCCGGTAAAAATCAGGGTTCGTTCAGAGGACAGAATCGGCCTGCTGGCGGATGTGGCCGCAGTTATCAGCAAGCAGGGTGCCGATATTCTGGCCGCTGATGCCGGTTCTCGCGGCATGGGACCGGTGGTGCTCGATTTTACCGTTATAGTGGAAAATACGGCACAACTGGAATCGGTGATGGCGGCAATTAGACGGGTCAAGCAGGTGCAGCGCGTCAACCGGATCGCCGGTTAG
- a CDS encoding DUF362 domain-containing protein, whose protein sequence is MTSPVYFIDLRATYQENVLNKLGRLMETAGLSKCLAPRDLVAVKLHFGEPGCTAFVRPVFVRKIVSVIKENKGDAFLTDANTLYVGKRSLAPEHLTSAVQNGFSYSVVEAPLIIADGLRGSSETAEPVSGKHFKRVYIGAEIANADALVSVAHFKGHELTGFGGALKNIGMGSASRRGKLAQHAAVAPKIKPKKCVGCGDCVVHCVSGAISLVKKKAVIDPEKCIGCGQCIIVCPNEAPAIQWDASMAVFQEKMIEYAWGVLNRKKNKVLCLNFLTDISPACDCVPLSDAPIVKNIGVLASTDPVAIDQASADLVNGEPALAGTCLEKNHPAGADKFKGLYPEINWEIQLDYAEKMGLGTRTYQLNKI, encoded by the coding sequence ATGACGAGTCCCGTGTATTTCATTGATTTACGCGCCACTTACCAGGAAAATGTATTGAATAAACTCGGCCGTCTGATGGAAACCGCCGGACTATCGAAGTGTCTTGCGCCCCGGGATCTTGTGGCCGTAAAACTCCATTTCGGAGAGCCGGGCTGCACCGCGTTTGTCCGTCCCGTCTTTGTCAGAAAGATCGTGAGTGTCATTAAGGAAAATAAGGGCGATGCCTTTCTCACGGACGCCAACACGCTCTATGTCGGAAAGCGCAGTCTTGCGCCGGAGCACTTGACCTCAGCCGTTCAAAACGGGTTTTCTTATTCCGTGGTGGAGGCGCCGCTCATTATTGCCGACGGGTTGCGCGGTAGCAGCGAAACGGCGGAGCCCGTGTCGGGAAAGCATTTTAAGCGCGTTTATATCGGTGCGGAAATTGCGAACGCGGATGCGCTCGTTTCCGTTGCACACTTTAAAGGGCACGAACTCACGGGCTTTGGCGGCGCACTGAAAAACATCGGCATGGGCAGCGCCAGCCGACGGGGCAAATTGGCTCAGCACGCCGCAGTAGCGCCCAAAATCAAGCCGAAAAAATGTGTCGGCTGTGGTGATTGCGTGGTTCATTGCGTGTCCGGCGCCATTTCGCTGGTGAAAAAGAAGGCTGTCATCGATCCCGAAAAATGCATCGGCTGTGGCCAGTGTATTATCGTGTGCCCGAACGAGGCGCCCGCGATTCAATGGGATGCGTCCATGGCGGTGTTTCAGGAAAAGATGATCGAATACGCATGGGGGGTTCTCAATAGGAAGAAAAACAAGGTGTTATGCTTGAATTTTTTAACTGATATTTCGCCGGCTTGCGATTGCGTGCCGTTGAGCGATGCGCCGATCGTCAAAAATATCGGCGTGCTGGCAAGTACGGACCCGGTGGCCATCGACCAGGCGTCTGCGGATCTGGTCAATGGCGAGCCGGCATTGGCAGGCACCTGCCTGGAAAAAAACCATCCGGCGGGAGCGGATAAATTCAAAGGACTATATCCCGAGATCAACTGGGAAATTCAGCTCGACTACGCTGAAAAGATGGGCTTGGGAACACGAACCTATCAACTGAATAAAATATAG
- a CDS encoding outer membrane protein assembly factor BamD, with product MTKRLMALCLTSLLVFTGCGSSQPKPEERTAAELYDEGIAELESGGYQLSIELFTKIKDWYPFSKHAVTADLKIADAHFGLQAYDEAAMAYENFASLHPRNEAVPYAIYRIGNCYLEQVNGIDQDQTYAKKAHDSFQRLLNQFPDSEYKHPAEAAIKICRKSIIANEIYVAKYYLKMKNYKAALIRFKDALNMYPDIGAQFDALGYIASCETALAQAKSEGTPAEASPEAPQTN from the coding sequence ATGACAAAACGCTTAATGGCGCTATGCCTTACATCCCTGCTGGTTTTCACCGGTTGCGGATCAAGCCAGCCAAAACCTGAGGAAAGAACCGCCGCCGAGCTTTATGATGAAGGCATCGCCGAATTGGAAAGCGGCGGCTATCAACTCTCGATAGAACTTTTTACCAAAATCAAAGACTGGTATCCTTTCAGCAAACACGCCGTAACGGCTGATCTGAAAATAGCGGATGCCCACTTTGGTTTGCAAGCCTATGACGAAGCGGCAATGGCCTATGAAAACTTTGCCAGCCTTCATCCTCGAAACGAGGCCGTGCCATATGCCATCTATCGGATCGGCAACTGCTATCTTGAACAGGTGAACGGGATTGATCAGGATCAAACCTACGCCAAAAAGGCGCACGATTCGTTTCAGCGCCTGCTGAATCAATTTCCGGACAGCGAATATAAACACCCTGCTGAAGCTGCCATTAAAATTTGCCGCAAAAGCATTATCGCAAATGAAATATACGTTGCGAAATATTATCTGAAAATGAAAAATTACAAAGCGGCGTTGATTCGGTTTAAAGATGCCTTGAACATGTATCCGGATATCGGCGCGCAGTTTGACGCACTCGGGTATATCGCCTCGTGCGAAACCGCGCTGGCCCAAGCCAAATCGGAAGGAACACCTGCGGAGGCATCCCCGGAAGCACCGCAAACCAATTAG
- the proS gene encoding proline--tRNA ligase, translating to MGNQEKTAISPTRMEDYAEWYQQVVKASDLAEKSAVRGCMVIKPWGYALWENMVQILDGMFKETGVQNAYFPLFIPLSFLEKEAEHVEGFAKECAVVTHHRLEKGPDGGLVPAGPLAEPLVVRPTSETIIGDSFSRWVGSYRDLPLLINQWANVVRWEMRTRTFLRTSEFLWQEGHTVHATPEEAEQRTLMMLEVYRKMAEDYLAIPVIPGAKSASERFPGAVDTYCIEAMMQDKKALQAGTSHFLGQNFAKGSNIRFQNADSKEEFAWTTSWGVSTRLIGGLIMAHADDDGIILPPRVAPAHIVLLPVVRKETERADVIAYVTRLAEELKAQRYHDQPVRVQIDDREIGGARGWEWIKKGVPVRVEVGPRDMAEDAVFFARRDKGLREKTSMKREQFVADIANLLNDIQKNLFNRAAGFLKNNTHDIDERGLFYDFFTPKNQEKPEIHGGFASSHWCGESACEAAIKEDLSVTIRCLPFSAQKIPGTCIYCGKPSPGRVIFAKAY from the coding sequence ATGGGAAATCAGGAAAAAACAGCCATCTCACCGACGCGGATGGAAGATTATGCGGAGTGGTATCAGCAAGTGGTAAAGGCCTCGGATCTGGCCGAAAAATCCGCCGTGCGCGGATGCATGGTCATAAAGCCGTGGGGCTATGCCTTGTGGGAAAACATGGTGCAAATTCTGGATGGCATGTTCAAGGAAACCGGTGTGCAAAATGCCTATTTCCCGTTGTTTATTCCCTTGAGTTTCCTGGAAAAAGAAGCGGAGCATGTGGAGGGCTTTGCCAAAGAGTGCGCCGTGGTGACGCACCATCGCCTGGAAAAGGGACCCGATGGCGGACTCGTCCCGGCCGGCCCGCTGGCCGAACCATTGGTGGTGCGTCCGACTTCAGAGACGATTATCGGGGATTCGTTTTCCAGATGGGTCGGCAGTTATCGGGATTTACCCCTGCTCATCAATCAGTGGGCCAATGTGGTCCGCTGGGAAATGCGGACGCGAACCTTTTTAAGAACCAGCGAGTTTTTATGGCAGGAAGGCCATACGGTTCATGCCACCCCCGAAGAAGCCGAACAACGAACGCTGATGATGCTCGAAGTCTATCGAAAGATGGCGGAAGACTATTTGGCCATTCCCGTGATTCCGGGAGCCAAAAGCGCTTCCGAGCGGTTTCCGGGCGCCGTGGACACCTATTGTATTGAAGCCATGATGCAGGATAAAAAGGCGCTTCAGGCCGGGACATCCCATTTTCTGGGCCAAAACTTCGCCAAGGGGTCCAATATTCGGTTTCAGAACGCGGACAGCAAGGAAGAATTCGCCTGGACCACCTCTTGGGGTGTTTCCACCAGACTGATCGGCGGGCTGATCATGGCGCATGCGGATGATGACGGGATTATATTGCCACCAAGGGTGGCGCCCGCCCATATCGTGCTGTTACCCGTCGTCAGAAAAGAAACGGAGCGGGCCGATGTCATAGCCTATGTGACGCGGCTGGCCGAGGAACTAAAAGCGCAACGGTATCATGATCAGCCGGTCCGGGTGCAAATTGATGACCGGGAGATCGGTGGCGCCAGGGGGTGGGAATGGATTAAAAAAGGGGTTCCGGTGCGCGTGGAAGTGGGCCCGAGAGACATGGCAGAGGACGCGGTCTTCTTTGCCCGACGAGATAAAGGCCTTCGAGAGAAGACCAGCATGAAACGGGAACAGTTTGTTGCCGACATCGCGAATCTTCTGAATGACATTCAGAAGAATCTTTTTAACCGGGCAGCCGGTTTTCTTAAAAACAATACGCATGACATTGATGAGCGCGGCTTGTTTTACGATTTTTTTACACCGAAAAACCAGGAAAAGCCCGAAATTCACGGCGGGTTTGCGTCTTCTCACTGGTGCGGGGAAAGCGCCTGTGAAGCGGCCATCAAGGAAGACTTGAGCGTCACCATCCGGTGCCTCCCCTTTTCGGCTCAAAAAATACCGGGAACTTGCATTTACTGCGGAAAACCCAGCCCCGGCCGGGTGATTTTCGCAAAAGCCTATTAA
- the trxB gene encoding thioredoxin-disulfide reductase has translation MTQVEYDLLIIGGGPAGLTAGLYAARARLKVLLIEKLVPGGQMVITDRIDNYPGFPEGISGPELSLLMKSQAERFELNIETNEVLSLEITGQVKTVRVSDRAIKSKAIIIATGASPKHLGVPGEAEFWGKGVSTCATCDGPFYTGKTVVAVGGGNTALKESVFLSRFAEKIYLVHRRNSWRAEAIMQERVRAIDKIEPIWNTVLTRIDGEGIVKSATVKNLTTGDTRALNVSACFIWIGIKPNLFSVGNVIGTDKAGFILTDPLMRTSLPGIFAAGDIRSVPTRQIAGAVGDGAMAAHSAQQYIEGNV, from the coding sequence ATGACACAAGTCGAATACGATCTGCTCATTATCGGCGGAGGTCCGGCCGGACTAACCGCCGGTCTTTATGCGGCTCGCGCCCGGTTGAAGGTCTTGCTTATTGAAAAGCTCGTTCCGGGCGGCCAAATGGTCATCACCGACCGAATCGATAATTATCCGGGGTTTCCCGAAGGCATTAGCGGCCCGGAATTATCCCTGCTTATGAAATCACAAGCAGAGCGCTTCGAACTGAACATCGAAACCAACGAGGTGCTTTCCCTTGAAATAACCGGCCAGGTCAAAACGGTGCGTGTCAGCGATCGGGCGATTAAGAGCAAGGCGATCATTATTGCAACGGGCGCCTCGCCGAAGCACCTGGGCGTACCCGGAGAAGCTGAGTTTTGGGGAAAGGGTGTTTCCACCTGTGCCACCTGTGACGGGCCGTTTTATACAGGCAAAACGGTGGTCGCAGTGGGCGGCGGCAATACTGCACTGAAGGAAAGTGTTTTTCTGTCCCGGTTTGCGGAAAAAATCTATCTGGTTCATCGCCGGAATAGCTGGCGGGCTGAAGCGATTATGCAAGAGCGTGTCCGTGCTATTGACAAAATCGAACCGATCTGGAACACCGTATTAACCCGAATCGACGGGGAAGGGATAGTAAAAAGCGCCACTGTAAAGAACCTGACCACCGGCGATACGCGGGCGCTGAATGTCTCTGCTTGTTTTATCTGGATCGGCATAAAACCCAATCTCTTTTCCGTTGGAAATGTGATCGGTACGGATAAAGCGGGTTTTATTTTAACGGATCCGCTGATGAGGACCTCTTTGCCCGGTATCTTTGCCGCGGGAGATATTCGGTCGGTTCCCACGCGCCAAATCGCCGGGGCCGTAGGCGATGGTGCCATGGCGGCGCATTCGGCACAACAATATATCGAAGGTAATGTGTAA
- the nusB gene encoding transcription antitermination factor NusB: MGNRRKSRELALQALFYIDASKENAITALRHFCDTFTPPRVARPFFMKLVGGVVCAQADIDNLLIRFSSHWKLGRMSCVDRNILRIAVFELFCCQDIPAKVSINEAIDIGKKYGTEDSGAFINGILDSIRLAMETEGLQIEIGPLPEEFIEIQVQGEDNGE, encoded by the coding sequence ATGGGCAATCGCCGCAAGTCACGGGAGTTGGCCTTACAGGCGCTCTTTTACATTGATGCGAGCAAGGAAAATGCCATAACCGCATTGAGGCATTTTTGCGATACGTTTACCCCGCCCCGGGTGGCGCGTCCCTTTTTCATGAAGCTGGTAGGCGGTGTCGTCTGCGCCCAGGCCGATATAGACAACCTGCTGATACGGTTTTCCAGTCACTGGAAGCTCGGGCGCATGTCCTGTGTCGATCGAAATATTCTTCGCATCGCGGTTTTCGAGTTATTTTGCTGCCAGGACATTCCCGCGAAGGTGTCCATCAATGAGGCCATTGATATCGGGAAAAAATATGGGACCGAAGACTCCGGCGCGTTTATAAACGGAATTCTGGACAGCATTCGTCTGGCGATGGAGACCGAAGGTCTTCAAATCGAGATCGGCCCCTTACCGGAAGAATTTATCGAAATTCAAGTTCAAGGAGAAGACAATGGAGAATAG
- a CDS encoding MBL fold metallo-hydrolase produces the protein MIIKMLVVGPVMANCFIVGCEETKEAAVIDPGADPARILDVIKKNNLTVKVIMNTHGHVDHVGANRIMKEKTGAQLMIHSLDVPFLDRVADTAAAWGLDAEDSPKPDRVLSDGDTVEVGKLSFKVIHTPGHTLGGISLLLNGCVFVGDTLFAGSIGRTDLPGGDYDTLIRSIRTRLFALPDDTQVLPGHNQKTTIGQEKRYNPFVRMM, from the coding sequence TTGATAATAAAAATGTTGGTGGTAGGCCCGGTTATGGCCAACTGTTTTATCGTGGGCTGTGAAGAAACCAAAGAAGCGGCGGTGATTGATCCGGGGGCGGACCCCGCTCGCATATTGGACGTGATTAAAAAAAATAACCTTACGGTGAAGGTTATTATGAATACGCACGGACACGTTGACCATGTGGGCGCCAACCGGATCATGAAGGAGAAAACCGGCGCACAGCTGATGATTCATTCGCTGGACGTGCCCTTTCTGGACAGAGTCGCTGATACGGCCGCAGCTTGGGGGCTCGATGCGGAAGACTCCCCGAAGCCGGATCGAGTGCTCAGCGATGGCGACACCGTCGAAGTCGGCAAGCTGTCATTCAAGGTGATTCATACGCCGGGGCATACGCTCGGCGGCATTTCACTGTTGTTAAATGGCTGTGTGTTTGTGGGCGACACCTTGTTTGCCGGCTCTATCGGACGTACGGATCTGCCGGGCGGCGATTACGACACGCTGATCCGCAGTATACGAACCCGCTTGTTTGCGTTGCCCGATGACACGCAGGTTCTGCCGGGACATAATCAGAAAACCACCATCGGGCAGGAAAAACGATATAACCCCTTTGTAAGGATGATGTAA